GACTGCTTCTCCGCAATGAGGGCAAATGACTTTGGGTGCGTCCTTCATCGAGCCTGTCAGTTCCCCGCCCAGCTCGGGCTCCATGGGAGCCGCTAGCAAATCATCCAGCTCAGCTTGAGCAAAGCCGGTTGCTTCAAGCAATGCCGGATCGTCTTCCCTGCAAAGCAACTCGATCAAGGAACGAAGCCTTTCCAGATTGAATCCGCTGTTATGGCAAATCTTGTTATGGGCGATGCAATAAGCCTTTTTCTGGGCTTCACTCAAATGCAAAAGGGTAATAACCGGGATTTCGCTCATCCCAAGTTCACGGGCGGCAAGAACCCTGCCCACCCCTTCGACGATTTCACCGTTTTCGTCAATGGCCACCGGGTCATTGAACCCGAATTGCCTGATGCTAGCGACAATTTGGCGAATCTGCCCATCGGGATGCTCTTTCAGCGGGTTTTCGGGCAACCTGATTTTATCCAGGGATACTGCGGTAATCTCCAGTTTCATAGCCATTTCTCCTTACATGCTGCGGAAACGCGGCAGGTGAGATGCTCGCCTGAGTTGAGAGACTGCCCCCTGCAACGCATCCGGCCCGTCATCGTAACTGGTTGGGAAAAGCGCCATTTGATCGATGAGGCGCGGATGGATGCTGTCAGCAAAAAGCAGGTACCCGTTGCTGATATCCGGTTCCAGGGTGGAAATCCGCTGGTATTTGTTCTGGTGTTGGTGGACACCCACCACCCGAATATCCGTGAGCCCCGATTGCTCAATAGCCTGAGTGTATAAGGGTTTTAATAACTGCTGGAAGTTATTGTCTTCGAGATACAAAGTGTCAAAACCCCATTTGCCATGCAAAGAAAGAGCTTTCTCGATCTGAATCGCGGGAGCCGCTTTTTCCATGTAGCAATCAAGCGCATAGAGATACCCATCGTAATCCTTGCCCACCAATACGATGGCCGCAAAATCAGGCTCTGAATTCTGGCCCGGTTTTTTGCCAAGAGCCGGGTCGTGAAAAGCGACGATGCGCTCGAAATCGCTCCAAGCCACCCGTTTGTCAGAACCATCCAGCCATAGGACGCCATCTTCTTCAATCCGGAAGCGTTTGGCCCTTTTCATATCGAAGATTTGGCGTTCCGGATCCAAAGGCTCATTTTGTTTTTCGCTGTAAAAGCTGGCCTGGCCTTCATCGATGCGCATCTTCATAAGTTGCAAGTACGATTCCCCGTCCGGCCAGAGAACATGCGTTCCCTTGAGCATAAGTTCCCTGTTGGCCTCGAAAAAATCCGCAGCCTCACTTTGCCGGTTCGGGTTGGACAAATCCGTATAACAGGCTTTCCATTGTTCCCAAAGGGATTCATTCTCAGTAAAGCTTACTACCGCCTGGTATTTCTGGGAAAACCAGCCGGGGGATTGAAGAAGCTCACTTAAAAGGGATTCTGGATGCAGGCAGGTTCCAATGACCGTGATATTGGTCGATCCGTCCACTTGCCCGCATTTCATGACATCCTTGAAGAACCAATCCCTGGTTTTGGCTCTTTGTTCAGGTGATAAGGTACCTTCCAATGACTCGATATCGTCGCAAAGAATCAGACTGGGACGGTGTTGTCCGTGAATCAGACCCCGGACTTGCTGGCCCTTGGATTTGGCCATGATCCGGATGCCGTTTTTGGTTACGAATCCTTTGCGGGAACGGTGTTTTTCGGGCGGTGCCAGGTCCCCGAAGACTTCAATCAGTCTCTCGTTGGTTTGAAGCTCGTCGAGAATGTTCTGGACTTTCCCCTGGGCTTCTTGAGCCGAGTGCCCAATGATCAAAATAAAGGGCTCGTAACCGTAAACAATGGCATGGATGGCTTTGAACAAAACCTTGAAGGTGGTCTTGGCATGGCCGCGGGGCGCCGCGATCACATCGCGGCGCCCCCGTCGAAGAGGATCCTCTTCATCCTTGACGAAACAGCCATGCATCTTTGAAAAGAGGAACTGGCAATGATGCGGAAAAAAGCATTGCACGAAGAAATCAAATTCCTGGAAGCTCCTCATGTAGGCCAGGGCACTGATTTTATTCAGTTGGGAAAGTTCGCTCCTCGTTTTCAAGTGCTCTGATAATTTCTTCCAGTTCACCCGACTCAATGAGTCTGGATTCACTTTTTTTGAATTCCGCATGTCCCAGATCCTTTTTAATCTGTTTGAGCAAATTCAACATGTCCTTTGCGGTTTTCCTGCGAAGCTCGTTATCTTGTGACTGAGTGGCATCCTGGTAGATGGAAACAAACCAACTGATAACCTGGTGATAAAGATCCGATAGCGGTTGGGATCCAGCCTCTTTTACGTTTTCTCTTGCTTCCTGGATGTATCGTTTGGCCTGGCGCTCGGAAATTCCCCATTGCTGGCAGGCGAGCTTTATCATGTGGGAGTAAGGAATACTTTTTCCCAGAAGCGCCGTCATGACATCAACACGTCTGAGGTATTCAACCTGCTTGATGCGTTTGTGCTGATTCATCATTTCCCCTCCTATATCAGGTCCGAAGGCTGTGTGAACAAGACAAAAAGTGACAAGGCTTTAACCACCAGGCCCAAAGCAGCTTGCAAACAATGAACAAACAGAATCAAGGTCACAACTTGTATTAACCCGGTCAAGGCTTGAAACAAGCCGTCTTTTCGTGTCATACCCTATCCCCCTCTATTGTCAGGAAGCCATTTCTTCGACTTCCTCATAAATCTCCTGCATCCGCAGTTTCTGGGAGTGCACATAGACCAAAAGATCATGGGCATTGTGGATTCTGAACTGATCTTTCACCTTGCAACCCAAGCCGTTGATTTTGCCGCCAATGGGATCAAAGCGACCCCAGACATTAAACCAATTCCTGATTTTGGGCCGCTTGAAGTCTGGCACCTGCAAGAATCTTTTCACCAGCCCCTTGGAAAGCGGAGAGCCTAATGTAAAAAGCGTATGTGCCTTGAGATTGAAGTTCTTGAGCGTTTCATAGGCCACCACGGTTCCCAGGGAGTGGGCCAGGATGATCGCATCCGGATTTACCTGTAACACTCCGGCTAACCGGGCCTGGATGGCATTGTGCGTTTTCTTTAGCCAGAAATATGACACAACGTCATTGATGTAATCTTTGGGCATACTAGCCAATGCTGCCGCATCACGTCCGGCAATACATGTGAGCAGCATCCCGATTGCAGAGACAACCAGCCGGTTAAACAAGGATCGATCCAGCAGATCCTCATAATGAAACTCGATCCAGTTCTCCTGGGGAATCTCTAATTCAAGACGCAGAAATTCAGACCATCCCGGCTGGGTATTACCAATACCATGGATGGCTACGATTTTTCGGGTCATATATAGCTCCTTACGAAGCGATTGTGTTATTCTTCGGGTGATAAAGCTTATTTGGGGTAAAAATGAGCAAGAAGTATTGGAAAAAGGTAAAGCGGATACATAAACAGCTTCGAGAACAGCTATCTACGCCCGCCTCATATCTCGATCTTGGAAATATTGATATCCTCGATAAACAGCCAGAGGTGAAGCAGGCGATTTGTAAGCTGCTTTCAGAATGTGGCCAAAATGGCTACACCGTGAATGAAATCATCGAGCAGCTTAAAGATATGGTGGAAGGGACTTTTACCCTTCGTTATGTAGAGCCCATCCTGAAGGAATATGTTCAGAAAGGGCAGATGGGGACGAGCATAAAGAGGGAGAGAATATCTGATAAGCCTCAGATTAAAGTTTCTCTTACCCGGCCAGGACTCTTATATAGACCCACGTATAAAACCGATTTTAATTCTCAATATCGGGAAATAGTTTACTATCACTACATTCCGCCTGAACAAAGGGAAAGACAACAAAAAGATAATAAGCAAAGTATTCCCCCGTCTGGAACGGAAAAACAAAATACTTCCAAGAAGGCAAAAAATCACAAAGGGACAAGTAAAATCCTCAAAAAGAGAATCGAGTATCGCCTGGATTTCAATGGGCAAAAGGTCTCGGTATATGCCACTGGAAATCATATTGTGGTTCCCCAAATGACCTTACGGTTATTACCAGTCGAGTTCTTTAAGTCAGGCGAAATCGCATACGAACAATTTAGGGAAATTGTTACTGCGTCACTAGATAGCGTCCAAAACGAAATGCTGGAGCTTATGGACCAGTTGGCGGAATTACAAGCAACCCTCAATAGAAATATGGAAATTTATGGCGGTTCTAAAGAGACTACCTAAAGAATCAACGATTTCAGCTGCTTGTAGACCGTGAATGCGCCGGGTCGCTTATCGACAATCTCTACCCATTTCCTCCCGCCTCTTCCATCTGGAATCGTCCCCCTCAAGACCATATCCCGGTGCGTTTGATCAAAACCGTTCATGACATAGGGACTTTTATCCGCACCTCCGTATGCTCGCCCGTTGTATCCGTACAAGGCATCCTTGATGACCTCATCCGAAGCTTCAGGCGTAATGACTGGCTTTGTTTTCAAACGCAGCCAGCAAGCGGCACACAATGCTCCGGTTTCAAAATCATTGATGCCTTTGCTTGCATATTGCTCTATCTCAGCACTCGATAACCGGGTAAAGAACTTCAGCAAATTGCAAATCGTCTCGGGTTGCAAAACGGGATCAAACTGAAACGGGCCGCCGGGTGTTTTGGGTGGTGTGACCGAAAAGCTCTCCCGATACCACACGGCTGCCACGGCTTGCCAAGGCACCCCGGTCAATCTCTCCACTTTTTCAAAGACGTGTTTGACTTGCCGGATGCGCTCAATTTGCGATTCCGACAATCTGGGCAATGGGTTCATAGCATTACCTCTTGCGTGATTTTTTTTTGAGACCGGCTTCTACTTTCGCGAGAATCGTGCGCAGCGGGCCTTCGAGCTGATCCACCCGCTCCTGCAAGGTGGCGCACTTTTCAGTTAAGAAGGTGATTTGCTTTGTGCATTCATCCCGGTGCTCATTGCACATGGCGAGTTCTAACTTCAAGAGCGCCAGGACATCCATAAAAGCAGTACGGTTATGATCGGCTTCTTTGGTCAGGTAATCCCGCTGTTCCTGCGCCGATATCCGGCTGGCTTCGCGTTCCTTGATGAACATCAGAAACAACTCCCTTACGACAATTAAGGCCCCAATGGTGAGCCCCATGGGACCCAGAACCTGGGTGAGGATGGCTTCAAGCCAGTTCACTTGTTCCATTGCTGATACTCCATTTATTGGAAGCTAACCGAGCCACTGACAACATGATTCCCCTCGATAAAGGCCGTGGCGCTTTGAGAGGTGGCGTTCTTGATGGCAATGCCTGAGCAATTGAAAGAACACCCCGTGATAAACAGATGCGGGGTGCTGGGATGATCAATCCCGTTGGTGGCGGTGATGTGGCAATTGTTGTAACGGAAGCGGCTAATTCCGCTAAAGAGCGTGGGGTTGTGGAAGGTTCCGCTGGGGGCGTTGTAGATGATATTGCTAAAGAGCATATCGGACACGTTGATGGCTCGAAGGAGCGGAACAGGCGTGGTAATCACGCTGTTAGAGAAAATAAAGCCCCGCAGCATTTTTGCGCCTACTGGTCCACCCTGGTTATCGAGAGTCAGGCTGATGAGACTGGCACTGGCGTGAGTCATGTTGCCAAAGAAGTTACTGTCCAAGACGTAATTGCAAGACTGAACGCCATCGGAATCATCAATCAGGTTAATGAATATGCAATACTGGTTTGCAATGTCATCAAAATGATTGCCGGAAATTTCCACCCGCCGCACAGGATTGATGCTGATGGAGATCGCCCCTTCACTAAAGGTGGAAGTGAGATTTCTAAAATGATTCCCCCGGATGGTCACATCTTCCATTACCACAGGGCCATCGATGTAAGAACGGTTGGAAATTTTAAAACCCCGAGGACAGTTTTCAATCACATTGCCTTCCAAGGTGATGTTATTGATCGGGCCTTTGGAAGCGGTGGCGGAATTGTTGGGAATAATCAGTATGCAATAAGGTTCAATGTTGCCCGTTGTTCCCTGATTCTCCCAGGTATTGTCTTTGACATAGACCCGGCTGAAGGACTGGATTTCGAGAGGGGCATTGAACTGGTGACTGATCTTGCAATCTTTCCATTTGTTGCCGATAAACCAGGCATCCGCAATCCCCTCGGTCTTTTTGGAGGAGAGTTTGACCCCGGTTCGCATCTTCTCAAAGGTGTTGTTGATAAAGCGAATGGTGGTGGCGGCTGAAGGGTGCGCCGTATTGGAGACGGTGGAGCTGGTTTGCGTACACATGAAAAACCAGCAGTTTTCCACGGTGAGACTTTCGGCCATCGGCCCAATGTTCTTGTCATTAAAGGCCGTCTGAAAGCGAAGCGCCCCGTCCCCAAAGTATTTGAAGCGGCAACGGTTAAAGACCACGTTATGACAAGATTCCACGCGAAACCCATCATCGCCCCAATATGGATAAGAGCCACCGAATTCATCCAGCCAGCGTTCTTCATAGTTGCGGCCCCAGAATTCGAGATCTTCCACCACCAGGTTATCAAATCGGTGCGCCCAGAAAAGCAGGCTTAGACCCTGATTGGGGTCTTTGGCGATAATGGCGTTGCCGGAGCCTTTGAGAATCAATCCATTGTGATACTTGGTTGTGCCGGGATGCAGTTGAGCCCCCACCCGTTTCATATCGATGGTGCCGGATCCTGCACTGGTAATGTCGATAATCTCAGGGGTGCGGCCACCTGAAGGTTGAGAACTCGGATAGTAATACGCGTGATAAGCCGGAAAATCGTTAGAGGTGGTGAAATTGTTAATCGGGTGAATGGTTCCCACGGTGGGGGACACCACCCGGAAAACGTATTCGGTATTAATATCGGTTCCACTTGGCAAGGAACCGGTGGATTGGAAGCGCACCCGCTGGCCCGTGCGCATCAGGTGAGGGGCGGAAAACGTGATTTCATTGGTGGTGAGATTAATGGATGAAACGGTACGGCCAATCAGATCAATGCGTCCGGCTGTGGAAGCGGTATTGGTGGCATTGGAACGGGTATCATAGAGTTCATATTCAAGGGCACTGATACGCCTAGCATTGAAGACCTTGTTCTCGGTGACGGTCCATGGGAGGCCGTCTCCCTGAAAAGCGATGGGATCCCCGTTTTGCAGGCCCGGATCCTTGTCAAAAGTAATCCGTTCACTAATGGGGTTCCAGTTAACAATGGAAGGGCGTTCCCGGCCCGCAGAGCCCCCTGGCGGGGTAATGGCCGTGGTAATCCGGTAAACGCCGTCCGGGAAGAATACCCCGGACAGGCCCAGCGTCACGGAATCATTAATAGCCGCTTGAATGGCGCTGGAATCACTGGTCACCCCGTCCCCCACGGCTCCGTAA
This is a stretch of genomic DNA from Vampirovibrio chlorellavorus. It encodes these proteins:
- the terL gene encoding phage terminase large subunit; this translates as MKTRSELSQLNKISALAYMRSFQEFDFFVQCFFPHHCQFLFSKMHGCFVKDEEDPLRRGRRDVIAAPRGHAKTTFKVLFKAIHAIVYGYEPFILIIGHSAQEAQGKVQNILDELQTNERLIEVFGDLAPPEKHRSRKGFVTKNGIRIMAKSKGQQVRGLIHGQHRPSLILCDDIESLEGTLSPEQRAKTRDWFFKDVMKCGQVDGSTNITVIGTCLHPESLLSELLQSPGWFSQKYQAVVSFTENESLWEQWKACYTDLSNPNRQSEAADFFEANRELMLKGTHVLWPDGESYLQLMKMRIDEGQASFYSEKQNEPLDPERQIFDMKRAKRFRIEEDGVLWLDGSDKRVAWSDFERIVAFHDPALGKKPGQNSEPDFAAIVLVGKDYDGYLYALDCYMEKAAPAIQIEKALSLHGKWGFDTLYLEDNNFQQLLKPLYTQAIEQSGLTDIRVVGVHQHQNKYQRISTLEPDISNGYLLFADSIHPRLIDQMALFPTSYDDGPDALQGAVSQLRRASHLPRFRSM
- a CDS encoding ParB/Srx family N-terminal domain-containing protein yields the protein MKLEITAVSLDKIRLPENPLKEHPDGQIRQIVASIRQFGFNDPVAIDENGEIVEGVGRVLAARELGMSEIPVITLLHLSEAQKKAYCIAHNKICHNSGFNLERLRSLIELLCREDDPALLEATGFAQAELDDLLAAPMEPELGGELTGSMKDAPKVICPHCGEAVYV
- a CDS encoding glycosyl hydrolase family 28-related protein; this translates as MAEDRIQISQLPSTLSLNESDELAINNAGDTRKASLTQVKKTIGVTDHLADLEAHRPMDDTVTAPDTIWSSQKTRDEIDTALTNRQVNSDQFSGVLPPTKGGTGMGTLDGGKLLITQPDAMTEVAMGPTLAETGGAIDVVEDTSVQKVELAVDGNLGGVRKQVNFISNGDVVVELSDDPINNKLDAEIKLLARGPLEVHDNGIALAGTVGIVNIVEGDNVRTDLVFNAGDPEGEPAIPSSVEVTIHADVSIQDEGVDIATRPKLNFKDGLNTVAVVTDDPVNSRIDVNVDVDLSGKANVTHTHTLSEVGDAGLLASKDQVEAPTDFSATGTPDATTFLRGDNVWAIPPGGTGVVDVYDNGVLTGSRGGVNFIAGPNVTITQSDDAGGDKVDVTIEATGSGGGGGILWRDSSDVNVANTTSLTQLFSYTIPGGTLGPGDVIRVHVRGSGLNNTGGLQAFSWRTSLGGQNQDSAFSNFGNHASGFDWVLDYEIMANGSGSQQVTAHLQTFQHKADPEDEGWLLTTNLNLDMTVDQTFQLFVTPFTANASLSITKEAAWVEHVAESDSGGGGGGGGGITGVGIRNNSATIVGTRPNINFHPGSNVTLTITDDAVNNEVDVTIAAATGSGSSMFLNVQDYGAVGDGVTSDSSAIQAAINDSVTLGLSGVFFPDGVYRITTAITPPGGSAGRERPSIVNWNPISERITFDKDPGLQNGDPIAFQGDGLPWTVTENKVFNARRISALEYELYDTRSNATNTASTAGRIDLIGRTVSSINLTTNEITFSAPHLMRTGQRVRFQSTGSLPSGTDINTEYVFRVVSPTVGTIHPINNFTTSNDFPAYHAYYYPSSQPSGGRTPEIIDITSAGSGTIDMKRVGAQLHPGTTKYHNGLILKGSGNAIIAKDPNQGLSLLFWAHRFDNLVVEDLEFWGRNYEERWLDEFGGSYPYWGDDGFRVESCHNVVFNRCRFKYFGDGALRFQTAFNDKNIGPMAESLTVENCWFFMCTQTSSTVSNTAHPSAATTIRFINNTFEKMRTGVKLSSKKTEGIADAWFIGNKWKDCKISHQFNAPLEIQSFSRVYVKDNTWENQGTTGNIEPYCILIIPNNSATASKGPINNITLEGNVIENCPRGFKISNRSYIDGPVVMEDVTIRGNHFRNLTSTFSEGAISISINPVRRVEISGNHFDDIANQYCIFINLIDDSDGVQSCNYVLDSNFFGNMTHASASLISLTLDNQGGPVGAKMLRGFIFSNSVITTPVPLLRAINVSDMLFSNIIYNAPSGTFHNPTLFSGISRFRYNNCHITATNGIDHPSTPHLFITGCSFNCSGIAIKNATSQSATAFIEGNHVVSGSVSFQ